Part of the bacterium genome is shown below.
ATAGCCTTTTAAATAAACGGCATGCTTTAATCAATTGAATAAAATTGACGGTAATTAAGGAAAGGAATATAGATAAGGCCATGAAAGACAAAAAGAAAAAAGGCAGAGGAAGACCAAAGTTCGAGGGTGGGGCCAGGATCGTCATCAACCTTACCGCTCCCCTCGTTGAGGCTTTAAGGAAGAAGCAGATGGAGAATCCGAAGTTGAAGAGGGCGAAGATCATCAGGAATGCCCTCAGTGCCTACTTGCTTCCGCCGGGGAAACGGCGGGAACAGGATGAGCTATAAGCCCTAAAGATTAACCGCACAAAAGGCCGTCCCTGAAAGGAAGGCTATATGAAAAAGAGTTTCTGGAATGATGTTGTTTATGTTGCGAGCGCCTTCTATATCATTGGGGTTCCTTGCCTAAGCTTCCTCTGCGCATTCATTCAACGCGAAGACCAAGTCACCAATCTTGCCCACCAACTTCCGTTTTTCGTCAACCTTGCCTTTTTGGTCCCATACGGAATTTCCTTTTACTTCCGGAAGGACGATACGATCCATACTATTTCCAGGGTCCTTTCCTGTTTAGCGGTAACGATGGCCCTGATGTCCCTTTTCAAAGAAAATTTAGACTTCGACTTCTTGCTGGCTCCCCTTTGGTTCGGGGTGGCTCTTTATTTATCTTTTTATATCGACGGCAGTATTGGGAATAAGGTTAAGGATGAATATGCCTTTTACTTGGACCCGAAAAGAAAGAAGAAGATTCCCTCCAATATCCTGCATGAGAATCTCCAGGTGGTAGGCAACACCGGCTCCGGAAAGACCCATCATGTCCTCAAGCCCCTCATGTACCAGACCATCCAACAAAAGTTAGGACTGTTCGTACTCGACGTTAAAAGCAACATGGTCCGGGACATCGTCTTTTACGCCGACAAGTGTTCCCGGCGGAACCACTTCAACTACCTTGACCTGGGCCGGCCCGACCTTTCGATGAGCTGTAACCCCCTTGCGGGCGGAAGCGCCCATGAGATCGCCAGCCGAGTCTTTACGGCCCTCTATTACGACACGACCAATGTCGAACCCCACTACGTCCAGATCGCCGATGGATTCCTCCAGGACCTCATCTTCTTAATGAAAAAAGAGATCCCCGTCATCACCTTCCAGGACCTGGCCACGGCAGTAGGCGAGACAGATACCTTTAGAACCATCGCGGCCCTTTGCGCTAAATACTCCGAGACTCAACAGGCCAAGAATTTCCAACCTTGGTTCCGGAAGTCCCCCCAGCAAAGGCAGGACGAATTAGCGGGGCTCATCCTGAAGCTCCGCCGTTTCTGCAACCGGGAATGGTCTCCCCTGATCAATTCCAAAAACCCAAACTTCACCATGAAGAGCGTTATCGACCGGAATGAGATTTTCCTTTTGGGGTTGGCTTCAGCCAAATATCCGGACGATGCTAAGCCTTTGGCCATCCTCTTCATGATGGCCCTCCAAAGCGAAGTGGGCGAGCGCTA
Proteins encoded:
- a CDS encoding TraM recognition domain-containing protein; this encodes MDPKRKKKIPSNILHENLQVVGNTGSGKTHHVLKPLMYQTIQQKLGLFVLDVKSNMVRDIVFYADKCSRRNHFNYLDLGRPDLSMSCNPLAGGSAHEIASRVFTALYYDTTNVEPHYVQIADGFLQDLIFLMKKEIPVITFQDLATAVGETDTFRTIAALCAKYSETQQAKNFQPWFRKSPQQRQDELAGLILKLRRFCNREWSPLINSKNPNFTMKSVIDRNEIFLLGLASAKYPDDAKPLAILFMMALQSEVGERYMNPPEKPFRVVLDEFYNLSYPGFIDLVNKCRDARVNLVLAHQSNGDLSGVSQEFKEQVINNTNNKVILRLSDPATAEYFSSLIGTEVFRKQGSTSYDAGGTERGHSDRDARKFRIHPDEIKDLPVGQAIVRLCHKEKVECFKTALGTAPQPPADFELGLTHTPLRGRENHTSLEGILKDEPPKGRKKGLDLGLKFGEGDNA